CAGCAGCAGGTGCGTGCCCGTCACCGCGGGCGAGGCATAGTACGAGCCCTGCTCCGACGGCGTCACCTTCCACATCAGCTTGCCGTCGCTGACGCGAACTGCCGCCACGGGGCCATCCATGCCAGCCGCGTACACGGTGCCTCCCGCGCAGGCCGGCGAGGCACCCAGGTTGCCGCCCAGTTCCACGGCCGCGACCTGCTTGCCGCTCTTGAGGCTGATGATCCGCACGAAGCCGTCACACCCCGCAATGACCACGCAGTCGCCCACCACGCAGGGCGAGCAGTGCACCTGCGCCCCGGACTCGAAGCTCCACAGCTCGCGCCCGGTCCTGGCGTCGAGCTTGTACAGGTGGTTGTCATACGAGCCGAACAGCACGTACGTCGGAGTGTAGCCGGGCCCGCAGTTGGCCGAGGAGACGATATTGTCCTGCGTCTTGAATTTCCAGCGCAACTTGCCCGTGCTCCGGTCCACGGCGTAGAACACGCCCGTCTCGTCGCCGACGAAAACGCTGCTGTTGGTGATGCAGGGCGTGGCGGAGATGCCCCCGGCGGCCAGGAAGCGCCACTTGGGCCGCCCATCCACGACGCGCAGCGCCAGCAGCGACCCGCCGCTGGTGCCCACATATGCCGCGTCGCCATAGACGGCCACTGCACCCTCGATCTTCGACTTGGCGTCGTACCGCCACAGGAGCCGCGGCTGCGCCGACAACGTCGTCGTCGCCACGCCAGTCTGCTGTGGGGTGCCCCGGAAAGACATCCAGTGGGCCGTAGGAGAGGTGGCTCCGGCGGCCCAGACGGCCGCGACGAGCGCCATGGCCCATCCGCTCAGCGTCACCACCCGCCGCCCGGCCTGCAGTGCATTCATCATTCGTGCCTCAGTGCCCCTACGAGATCCTCGTCGAGATGGCGTCGGATCGCGACGACGTTGGCCCC
The DNA window shown above is from bacterium and carries:
- a CDS encoding PQQ-binding-like beta-propeller repeat protein — translated: MMNALQAGRRVVTLSGWAMALVAAVWAAGATSPTAHWMSFRGTPQQTGVATTTLSAQPRLLWRYDAKSKIEGAVAVYGDAAYVGTSGGSLLALRVVDGRPKWRFLAAGGISATPCITNSSVFVGDETGVFYAVDRSTGKLRWKFKTQDNIVSSANCGPGYTPTYVLFGSYDNHLYKLDARTGRELWSFESGAQVHCSPCVVGDCVVIAGCDGFVRIISLKSGKQVAAVELGGNLGASPACAGGTVYAAGMDGPVAAVRVSDGKLMWKVTPSEQGSYYASPAVTGTHLLLASRDNTLVSLKAGTGVLQWRFDTRGGNDSSPAVVGNRVFFGSGDGSLYGVDLAAGTRVWQYRTGSIGGGVSAAYQRLFVGTDAGLVYCFG